CTATAGGCAGAATTTAAAATCTTAGACAAGTCAATTTGATACACCCTATAAAGAGGTAAAAACTCATTACTATTCTTAAAGTATTTTGCAGCTTCAGTTTTTATAATATCTTTAAGGTGAGTCTGAATATTTTGAGTTTTAGAGACTCTTCTATAATGAGAGACAATAAAATCAAGAAATACAACCTTATTTTTAAAACAATAATCATTTATATCATATTTAGAAATAAATTCACTCAAAGTTTTTTCAAGTCCTTCTTCTGTAAGAACAGTAGAAGGATTCTTACCGTTCTTAAGTATCCTAAATAACTCATTCCTTAATGCATCCTTAACATCAACCAAAATTTGATCAAATTCTTTTAAAAACATAGCATAAGCACATGGCTTATATAAATGAATACCATTCCTAATAGGAAATACCTTAGGTAAAACATCCCTAGTTTTAGATTCAAAAAAATATTCATTAGCAACTTTTAAAAAGTTTTCAGGGTTAGATAATTCCTCCGAATGCTCTTTAAGAATATTTTTAAATTCTTCTATATTAATAAATCCCGCTTTAAACTCCATTGTTTTTTCAATTGACTTTAAAGCCTCATCAATCTTAATGCTTTCTAGAGTCCTATGCTCTTCTAAGTTTTTCTCATTGAAAATATAAATATTTAATATTTCTAAAAAAGTAAAGTAATTTTTAGTAATATTAACACCCTTCTTATTTAAAATCTCATCCTTATTCTCTAAGATTCCTAAAAGAAGATTATAAACAACTCCAATGCCACTTATACTCTCGTCTAAAAGTTTATCATAATCACTAAGTTTCAAATTCTTAGCTCTAATAAAAATATCTTTAACTACCCCGTTAGAAGCAATGCTGAATAAAATTCGCTTAATAAATTCAATAAAATATAAGGCTTTGCCTGATGGAATTATTAAAGAATTTAATATAAATATTTTCTTAGATGTTTCATTCTCTTGAAAATACTTAAGATTAATGTCTGAATCAGAAAGCGTGATAAAATCCTTTCCAAAAGCCAATAAATTCGTATCTATATTCTTAACCGTAAGCAAAGTACTAAAAAGTTCTATTCCTACATAATGCTTTAAAAACAAATCCTCAATAGCATAATAATAAAAATCATAACTACTTTCATCTGTTATTACCATCTTATAAGGTGTAAATTCCCCATCTAATGTTAGATTATTAACAAGAATTCCTCTCTTAACTTCATAAAGCTTGCGAAATAGAAAATCAAGCTCTCCCTTAAGACCACGAACTCTACCAGAATAGTCCTCAATAAAATCAGCATAATCTATAACAACTTGCTTATGCTCTAAAATAATCCTTAAAATCATCTTCTGAATATCTGAGGAAATCCCTATCTGGGAAATTAAAATATCCACTTCCTTATCATTTAGATAGAAAATTTCAGGTAACTTTTTCATTTTATATTTTTAATCTCCTAACATGAACTATCAATAGCAACATATACTAACCATATTGCCAACCCTAAAAAGTTAAACAATGGTAAATAAAAATGAATTATATAACATATACAAAAATAAAAAAAAGATAGAAGGACCCCTGCTAAAAACTCCTCTAAATTTAACTATTAGCAACAATATTAAAGACACAGCAACCATTATACTAAAGTCAACAAAATAAATATCACTCATGAGAACTGGTCTTACAAAGCTACTGCTAGCTAAAATAAATCCAATATTAAATATATTGCTACCAATAATATTTCCAATAGCAATTTCTGCTTCTTTTTTAATCACGGAAAATGCAGACACAACAATTTCCGGTATGCTAGTCCCAAAAGCAACCAGCACAATTCCAATGACTTTCTCACTGACATTAAAAATATTGTGTGCAATGTAGACCGAACTATCTACTAATAATTTCGAACCTAGATATAGGAAATACATACTCAGCATTAACGTAAAAGCATTTAAAGATAAAAATCTCCAACCATAAGCATAACTTACACCCTCTAAGTCTTTCGCAACAGTATTATATTTCTTTTCTTCTCTGTAGAATAAAAATAGGTAAGATAAAAAGACAATGAAAATTATTAATGAACTCATTCTATAATAAGGCATCTTAAAAAAAGCTACAGAGTTGAAATCAAAAGAAAGCAACAATAAAAGGAACATCAACAAAAATAAAATTATAAACGAAAACTTAAGTCTCTTAAAATCAGTTTCAATCTTCAAAAACATACCTGTTAAAGGAAGGGCTAGCAGCATATTAATAATATTACTTCCAATGACATTAGAAACAATAATTTCATTTTTACCCTTAAAAGATGATATTAAACTTGTAAAAAGCTCTGGAGCACTTGTAGAGAATGATACTATAGTAACGCCAATTAAAAGATTAGGAACCCTAAAATAAGTAGCAATACTTACAGAACTTTTTAAAAGGTATTCCCCACCAAGATATAATAAAAATATGCCAAATCCTACGTACAAAAAATGAATATATTCCAAAAAAATCTCCTTCCCAAAATAACATTAATTATAATCTAAAAATTCGCTTAAATCGTGCTTAACCATATAATAACTATTGGATGCATTCCAAAGACTAAAACCACTTCCTAATGACTCTTTTATCCCTCTTAATTGATGAGACAAATATCCCGAATAAACCTCCATACTCACACCCCGTTCCTTACCAAGCAAAAAGGCTTGGACATATGGTCTAATTACAGCCTTATTGGAAGAGAACACAAAAGCTCTATTGCTCCCCTCCTTATAAATTTTATAAGCCCTAGTCGTATAATACAAATCATTCTTTAAAAAATCATCAGTATAATGAGAAGGATAAAACATGGGAGAGATAACATCAACATAGTCTGAAATCATATCTATATTTTGACCAATACTATTTGTAATAAACCACCCATTATTTCCGTAAATATCAATAGAAATAGGAATGGAAATATTTTCCCTAGCCATAATCAAAAAAGATTCAAGAGCATCAATTGATCGCATTCTATATTTACTAAATCTCGAAGTTATAAAGGATACGGGTCCATCTGTTGGAAATCTAATGTAATCAAACTGAATCTCATCAACTCCAAGAGACTGAATTTCCCTCGCAATAGATAAATTGTAATCCCATGTGTCTTGCAAGAAAAGATCCACCCAATGCTCCCTTCGCACATACTTAAAGGAATCATCATCACCAACCCTTAACATGTTTGCCCAAGGTTGATTAGTCTGCTTATTCCAAAGAGCATACTCAAAATTATTATAATAATATAGCTTTGAATCTTTAAATACAACAACTCGGGCAATAACATATATTCCAAGCTCTCTTGCCTTATTTAAAATATAAGGAATATCTATAACATTCTTTACAGCCTTTATCTTATTAGGAAAAGCGAGTTTGCTTGCATAAGTTAGAATACCACTGTCATCTTTAAAATCAATAATAACAGCATTCATACCTAATCTCTTTATAAACTCAAATCTCTCATCAATAGCTACCCTGCTTCTAAGAGTGTAAGCTGTTAAATAAATAGAACCTTTATTAGAGGCAAGATCCATTCTTCTTGATTTCTCAAAAGAATCCCCTTCATAAACAGAAAATTGACTATCAAAAATCCACTTGCCATCAATATAGGAATAAAAATGGTTATCATAAGTTCTAACCAAAAGTTCTTCCATTCCCGAACTAGATAGGTCAATAATGCGGACTATCTGCTTTTTAAAAGGAAAGTCTAGTTTTTTAACAACTCCTAAAGCAGCATTAATTAAAGTAATATCTCCATAAATTCCATGAGAACAATACAACTCACGATCATTGCTTCTGGAAAACTCTATTGCACTAATAATATCATAATAACCAGCACCCAAATATGTGTTAGAGATTAAAGAATTTAAGCTTTTAAAATCCAGCTTATCATTTATACTTAAATAGATTCCACTATTAGAAGTTCCAATAGCAATATACTTGTGCTCTCCTTGAGATAATGCACTTGAGGTTATATAGGCTTTTTTATTAAAGTTATCATTGCTAAGTAATTTTATGAAATTTTTAAAATAATTATTCGAAACATAAACAGCATCGCTAGTTGTTAAGAGTGAATTCGGTGAATAAAAATCCTCATAAACTGACGTTATCCTCCTAGGTATAGGTTCCGCAAACGGATATACCCACCTAGTCTCTAATCCCTCGGGTTCAACCTTAAATATTGAATTATTATGTTTCCTATACAAAGCACCTTTATGTACAAAAAATAAATCCCCATTCTTAAAATACCCAGCCCTGTCTAATGAATGCAAATAAATACACATAAAAAAATAAGAAAATAGAAAATAAATTGAACAAAAAAATATCCTATATATATCAAACTTCATACAAATAACATCCAACCTTTTGTTAAAACAAATATTATTTTAACAAATTATTCAAGTTGGCGTTAATTTCTTCCATAAAGTTTTGTAATATGACTGATCTGCTTGCTTAAATCAGCACTCAAATCACTACCAAGTAATCTAAAAGTCCAATTGTGAAAAATTGTATTAGGCGTATTCATCCTAAACTCAGATCCCAAATCAAGATAATCCTGCATTGGGATTATTACACTGTCCGCAACACTAGCCATTGCGCCCCTTATCATATCCCAAATAACAGAATCTTCATCTGTATTGAAATAATCAAAAATATACTTCTTATGATCATCATCAATAGAATTAATAAATCCTCGGGTAGTATTATTATCATGAGTCCCCGTATAAACAATGCAATTTTTTACATAATTATGAGGAAGATACGGATTATCCGAATTAAAATCAAATGCAAACTGCATAACTTTCATTCCTGGAAAATCAAAAAAATCTCTCAACTTAAATGTATCTCCAAGATCTCCTCCAAGGTCTTCCACCCAAATTTTCAAATTATTGATTTCACTTAAAAGATGCTTCAAAAATTCTTTCCCAGGACACCTTACCCATTTTCCCCTAATAGCCGTAGTCTCTCCTGCATCAACCTCCCAAGTCGATACAAATCCTTTAAAATGGTCAATCCTAATAATATCTACATATCCTTTCAAAAAATTAATACGATTAACCCACCATTTATAGCGATCTTTACTTAAAACTTTCCAATTGTAGGCTGAATTCCCCCAAAGCTGCCCTTCTTTTGAAAAACAATCAGGAGGCACACCCGTTACCTTATCTTTACTTGCATCAAACCTTAATTTAAAATACTTCTGATGAGCCCAAACATCGGCAGAATCATAAGACACAAAAATAGGAATATCACCTACTATCCTAATTCCAGCTCTATTAGCATAACGCTTCAAAGACTCAAACTGTGAAAAAAAGAAGTACTGCAAAACCTGTTGAATCTTTATATCAACCTCAAGTATCTCCCTAAGCGCAGTCAAAGCATTAATATCTCTTTTAAGAATTTCTCTGTTAAATAAAACGTTAAATGGTTCTGATGAAGTTTTAAGTTTAGAAAAATGTTCTTTAAAAACAATAAAGCTTGAAAAATCCAGAAGCCAATATGCAGCAGCTTTTCTAAACTTCTCAAATTTCTTCATCTCATCATCAGTTGCTCTATGCAAAAAATTCAAAGCAGCTTCTCTTAAAGTAACCTCCTTGACTTTTAACCTACTATAATCAACATGCCTATCTGATAAGTTTTCAAGCGTGCTTAAATCTATGTCAATGAATCTATGAAGAGCATCTAAATCAATATAATTAATATTACCGGCAAATGCAGAACAACTTGAATAAGGAGATCCTGCAAAATCAGTAGGAGAATAAGGCAATATCTGCCAATAAGTTTGCGATGAAGCAGCTAGAAAATCTACAAATTTATACGCCTCCTTTCCTAAATCTCCAATACCATATTTAGATGGCAAAGAACTAATATTTAATAAAATTCCACTTTTTCTCCTCATTTTTATACCTCAAAATAATTAATGTTTTTATTAAAATATTAAAACAATTACTTATATATTATTCATTATAACTAAAATGAAACAACAATAAAGCATTATTCAAAAGATTTAATGAAACGTTTTCAAAAAAATATCATCTCAATTGTGATATAATTAATTAGATGAAGAGTAAGATTGTTATCTTATTAATTTTAGTAAGAACTCTAATATTTTCATCTGAAGTATTCGAATTTAAATATACTAAAGGATCTAAGTTTAGAATAGAAACCACAGATAATCAAAAAATTTACCTAAATGGGGTATTTAATTCAAATATTAAAACTAATATTCAAGTTTCAAGCGAAGTTAAAGATGTAAAAGCAAACTTTGCAGATATCAAATCTTACTATCGGATATTAAAAAGAGATGATGAAAGTGATGTCTATTTACTTAAAGAAGAATTTGAGGGAAACTTCAGTATAAGCAAACAAGGTGAATATAGAATTAATAGAACTCAGAAAAGACCCTCCGTTAGAGGTGTTCCAAGATTCCCAACAAAACCCATAGCAATCAATGAAACTTGGACATATCCAGCAGAAGAATATATTCAAGCATCCACAGTCTCAAGCGAAATAAAAGACTTTATTGTAAGGTTTGATGTAAAGTATATATATAAGGGTAAAGAAAAAGTAGGTGACAAAGATTATGATATAATCCACTCAAATTATGAATCTAAATATAAAGTCAAAAACATATCTTTTTATCAAAAGGTTAAACAAATAATCTACTTTGATTCAAATGCAGGGAATACATACAAATACAAAGATAAGTATGAATTTGAAATGAAAAGCAATGAAAGTAACATTAAAATGATCGGTGATTCATTTGGAGAAATAGTCTCTATTGAATTGCCAAATGATAACTCAGTAGAGACTGAACTAAAAGAATATATTAGCAAAAAGCATATAGACTCTATTGATATAGCAAAGAATGAAAAAGGTGTTAATTTAAGTTTAGACATTGAATTCCACCCCGATTCGTTTCAAATAATGAAAAAAGAGTACAGTAAACTAAACCACATAGCTGATTTATTAGAAAAGTTTAAAGATAACAATATTCTAATAGAAGGGCACACGGCAAAATTTGGAACAGAACAAGAAATGCAAGAACTGTCTGAGAAAAGAGCTCATTCAATTGGAAACTATTTATTGAAAATGAAAGTAAAAAACAAAGATCAGATATTTTTCAAAGGATGGGGTGCTAAAAAGCCTAAGTATGCCATCTCATCTCCTTTAGCATCAAAAAATCGCAGAGTAGAAATCACAATTCTAAACAATTAAATTCCAAGCTATCTTCTACTCTTTTTCTCTTTTCTAGTTTGACAACTTATGCACAAAAATGCATAAGGTATAGCTTCAAGCCTTTCTTTCGCAATGTCTTTATCACAAGCCAAACACTTGCCATAAGTACTTTTCGAAATGCGATAAAGTGCCTGATTTATTAAGTGAAGCTTTTTTTGCTCTACAAAACTTAAAGCCTCGAGATTATTTCCATCCATATTATCAAATGCAATGTCAACTACATCTTTTAAGTGCATATCGTTACTAATGATCTCTCTCTTGCTAGCCTCAACAGATTTTATAGAATTCAATATCTCTTTTTTTGCTTCTAAAAGTAAATTTTTCATCTTATCAACAAAATCATGCCCAAAGTTATTTTTTTGCACAATATTACCTCCCTACAATAAATTACATTTTTTAAAAAACTTCGTGTAATTATATAAACAATCCCATATAATGTAAACCAGTGCATTATTTTTTAATAAAAATTAATTGCAATGATATCCCTAATTGTGTACAATTTATTTTGTTACATAAATAAATAACAAGGAGACATTTTGAATATTAAAGAAGAAGCAATTGAAACTGAAGGTATTGTCAAAGAATCTCTCCCTAATACAATGTTTAGGGTAGAGCTTAAAAATGGACATTTGGTTTTAGCCCATCTATCTGGAAAGATGAGAAAACACTTCATAAAAATAGTTCCTGGCGATAAAGTAAAGGTCGAACTATCACCTTATGATCTTACAAAAGGCAGAATAGTATACAGAGAAAAATAGCTTAATCAATCTAATAATTACTTTAATATTGAACCTATTCTATATTAAGTCATCTTTAACAGATACAATAAAGTTCTTATGAACCCACCCTTGTAGTCCATGACTTGTTTTAATAAGTATAAAGTCATCTTTTTTATCAATTACATAAACACTCACATTTCCCTTCAAAAATCTCCAGCTCCTTGAAAAGTTGTCAGGAACCTTGTAAAGAG
The sequence above is drawn from the Candidatus Borreliella tachyglossi genome and encodes:
- a CDS encoding TraR/DksA family transcriptional regulator; amino-acid sequence: MQKNNFGHDFVDKMKNLLLEAKKEILNSIKSVEASKREIISNDMHLKDVVDIAFDNMDGNNLEALSFVEQKKLHLINQALYRISKSTYGKCLACDKDIAKERLEAIPYAFLCISCQTRKEKKSRR
- a CDS encoding OmpA family protein, which translates into the protein MKSKIVILLILVRTLIFSSEVFEFKYTKGSKFRIETTDNQKIYLNGVFNSNIKTNIQVSSEVKDVKANFADIKSYYRILKRDDESDVYLLKEEFEGNFSISKQGEYRINRTQKRPSVRGVPRFPTKPIAINETWTYPAEEYIQASTVSSEIKDFIVRFDVKYIYKGKEKVGDKDYDIIHSNYESKYKVKNISFYQKVKQIIYFDSNAGNTYKYKDKYEFEMKSNESNIKMIGDSFGEIVSIELPNDNSVETELKEYISKKHIDSIDIAKNEKGVNLSLDIEFHPDSFQIMKKEYSKLNHIADLLEKFKDNNILIEGHTAKFGTEQEMQELSEKRAHSIGNYLLKMKVKNKDQIFFKGWGAKKPKYAISSPLASKNRRVEITILNN
- a CDS encoding calcium/sodium antiporter; the encoded protein is MEYIHFLYVGFGIFLLYLGGEYLLKSSVSIATYFRVPNLLIGVTIVSFSTSAPELFTSLISSFKGKNEIIVSNVIGSNIINMLLALPLTGMFLKIETDFKRLKFSFIILFLLMFLLLLLSFDFNSVAFFKMPYYRMSSLIIFIVFLSYLFLFYREEKKYNTVAKDLEGVSYAYGWRFLSLNAFTLMLSMYFLYLGSKLLVDSSVYIAHNIFNVSEKVIGIVLVAFGTSIPEIVVSAFSVIKKEAEIAIGNIIGSNIFNIGFILASSSFVRPVLMSDIYFVDFSIMVAVSLILLLIVKFRGVFSRGPSIFFLFLYMLYNSFLFTIV
- a CDS encoding putative glycoside hydrolase; the protein is MCMKFDIYRIFFCSIYFLFSYFFMCIYLHSLDRAGYFKNGDLFFVHKGALYRKHNNSIFKVEPEGLETRWVYPFAEPIPRRITSVYEDFYSPNSLLTTSDAVYVSNNYFKNFIKLLSNDNFNKKAYITSSALSQGEHKYIAIGTSNSGIYLSINDKLDFKSLNSLISNTYLGAGYYDIISAIEFSRSNDRELYCSHGIYGDITLINAALGVVKKLDFPFKKQIVRIIDLSSSGMEELLVRTYDNHFYSYIDGKWIFDSQFSVYEGDSFEKSRRMDLASNKGSIYLTAYTLRSRVAIDERFEFIKRLGMNAVIIDFKDDSGILTYASKLAFPNKIKAVKNVIDIPYILNKARELGIYVIARVVVFKDSKLYYYNNFEYALWNKQTNQPWANMLRVGDDDSFKYVRREHWVDLFLQDTWDYNLSIAREIQSLGVDEIQFDYIRFPTDGPVSFITSRFSKYRMRSIDALESFLIMARENISIPISIDIYGNNGWFITNSIGQNIDMISDYVDVISPMFYPSHYTDDFLKNDLYYTTRAYKIYKEGSNRAFVFSSNKAVIRPYVQAFLLGKERGVSMEVYSGYLSHQLRGIKESLGSGFSLWNASNSYYMVKHDLSEFLDYN
- the malQ gene encoding 4-alpha-glucanotransferase, with product MRRKSGILLNISSLPSKYGIGDLGKEAYKFVDFLAASSQTYWQILPYSPTDFAGSPYSSCSAFAGNINYIDLDALHRFIDIDLSTLENLSDRHVDYSRLKVKEVTLREAALNFLHRATDDEMKKFEKFRKAAAYWLLDFSSFIVFKEHFSKLKTSSEPFNVLFNREILKRDINALTALREILEVDIKIQQVLQYFFFSQFESLKRYANRAGIRIVGDIPIFVSYDSADVWAHQKYFKLRFDASKDKVTGVPPDCFSKEGQLWGNSAYNWKVLSKDRYKWWVNRINFLKGYVDIIRIDHFKGFVSTWEVDAGETTAIRGKWVRCPGKEFLKHLLSEINNLKIWVEDLGGDLGDTFKLRDFFDFPGMKVMQFAFDFNSDNPYLPHNYVKNCIVYTGTHDNNTTRGFINSIDDDHKKYIFDYFNTDEDSVIWDMIRGAMASVADSVIIPMQDYLDLGSEFRMNTPNTIFHNWTFRLLGSDLSADLSKQISHITKLYGRN
- the infA gene encoding translation initiation factor IF-1, with the translated sequence MNIKEEAIETEGIVKESLPNTMFRVELKNGHLVLAHLSGKMRKHFIKIVPGDKVKVELSPYDLTKGRIVYREK